The proteins below come from a single Arthrobacter sp. zg-Y1171 genomic window:
- a CDS encoding MarR family winged helix-turn-helix transcriptional regulator — MTNDGASAATREIADLLRDLSWNIHRKAPEITGIEPLPNTELAVLKHVLDNPGLTVTELARLMGLKQSNASAAVRTLADRGLVTRSSSPTDRRVSLLLPTEEARAQNEVIAHAWAGPIRAGIERLNADQREALAAASGALVALNRTMQARG, encoded by the coding sequence ATGACGAACGACGGCGCATCGGCGGCAACGCGCGAAATTGCGGACCTGCTGCGCGATCTTTCCTGGAACATCCACCGGAAGGCGCCCGAGATCACCGGGATCGAACCGCTGCCCAACACAGAGCTGGCCGTGCTCAAGCATGTGCTGGACAACCCGGGCCTGACGGTCACGGAACTCGCCCGGCTGATGGGGCTGAAGCAGAGCAATGCCAGCGCCGCCGTCCGTACGCTGGCCGACCGCGGGCTGGTGACGCGGTCGAGCAGCCCGACGGACCGGCGGGTCAGCCTCCTGCTGCCGACGGAAGAGGCGCGGGCGCAGAACGAGGTCATTGCCCACGCCTGGGCGGGGCCGATCCGTGCCGGGATCGAGCGGCTGAATGCCGACCAGCGGGAAGCGCTGGCGGCGGCATCGGGGGCGCTGGTTGCCCTGAACCGCACCATGCAGGCCCGGGGCTGA
- a CDS encoding VOC family protein, translating to MAIARVPNTVIDCPDPEALATFYGTLLDWKVGVDDDGWADITDVTGQRFAFQRVEDYTPPAWPGQDVPQQMHIDVDVDDLDEAEAAVLALGATKHEYQPGETFRVFLDPAGHPFCLCVG from the coding sequence ATGGCTATCGCACGCGTTCCCAACACTGTTATCGACTGCCCGGATCCCGAGGCACTCGCCACCTTCTACGGCACCCTCCTGGACTGGAAGGTGGGTGTGGACGACGACGGCTGGGCCGACATCACCGACGTCACCGGCCAGCGCTTCGCCTTCCAGCGGGTGGAGGACTACACGCCGCCGGCCTGGCCCGGCCAGGACGTTCCCCAGCAGATGCATATCGACGTCGATGTGGATGACCTGGATGAGGCGGAAGCCGCTGTCCTCGCCCTTGGCGCCACCAAGCACGAGTACCAGCCGGGGGAGACCTTTCGGGTGTTCCTTGACCCGGCCGGCCATCCGTTCTGCCTCTGCGTCGGCTAG
- a CDS encoding multidrug effflux MFS transporter, with the protein MTSTTLPAPPSKRPNAGMLTGILALLTAVAPLSIDMYLPAFPHMAHDLNTSATGIQLTMTAFLVGLALGQLVIGPLSDGVGRRKPLLVGSFVALLATVLCAAAPNVEILATARFLQGLGGAAGIVLARAIVSDTSRGAAAAKLLGVLTMISVIAPVIGPLAGGGIIAAGGWRMVFWVLAVLVLLMFLGALFGVKETLPDADRNRGGLKTTFRVAGEVLRNRNYTGYLLTFCFSFAGLFAYIAASPFVIQNILGMSETRFSLVFAMNAVAITIVSAVAAALAGKAPYRLMIAVGLSVAVLAAAGMLISVSNGTPTVPTLVLFAVFQGSLGLIFGNATALALEEAGHHAGTGSAFLGSLQFLLAALVSPLVGLWGEETGVPMGVAMLGFLVLAAASFLLLTRASVEAPAEEAAAV; encoded by the coding sequence ATGACGAGCACCACGCTCCCCGCACCGCCCTCCAAGCGGCCCAACGCCGGCATGCTGACGGGCATCCTGGCCCTGCTGACCGCGGTGGCCCCGCTGTCCATCGACATGTATCTGCCGGCCTTCCCGCACATGGCGCATGACCTGAACACCAGCGCCACCGGCATCCAGCTCACCATGACGGCGTTCCTGGTGGGCCTGGCCCTCGGTCAGCTGGTTATCGGCCCGCTCTCCGACGGCGTCGGCCGCCGCAAGCCGCTGCTGGTCGGCTCCTTCGTTGCCTTGCTGGCCACCGTGCTCTGCGCCGCTGCCCCGAACGTTGAAATCCTGGCCACCGCCCGCTTCCTGCAGGGCCTCGGCGGCGCCGCCGGCATTGTGCTGGCCCGCGCCATTGTCTCGGACACCTCCCGCGGCGCGGCAGCTGCCAAGCTGCTGGGTGTGCTGACCATGATCAGCGTCATTGCCCCCGTGATCGGCCCGCTGGCCGGCGGCGGCATCATTGCCGCCGGCGGCTGGCGGATGGTGTTCTGGGTCCTCGCGGTCCTGGTCCTGCTGATGTTCCTGGGCGCACTGTTCGGAGTGAAGGAAACCCTGCCCGACGCCGACCGCAACCGCGGCGGCCTCAAGACCACCTTCCGCGTGGCGGGAGAAGTACTCCGCAACCGCAACTACACCGGCTACCTGCTGACCTTCTGCTTCTCCTTCGCTGGCCTCTTTGCGTACATCGCCGCCTCCCCGTTCGTCATCCAGAACATCCTGGGCATGTCCGAAACCCGGTTCTCACTCGTGTTCGCCATGAACGCCGTCGCCATCACCATCGTCAGTGCCGTAGCTGCCGCCCTGGCGGGCAAGGCACCGTACCGCCTGATGATCGCCGTTGGCCTGTCCGTCGCCGTCCTGGCGGCTGCCGGCATGCTCATTTCGGTGTCCAACGGCACCCCGACAGTCCCCACCCTGGTGCTGTTCGCCGTCTTCCAGGGTTCCCTGGGCCTGATCTTCGGCAACGCCACGGCGCTGGCGCTCGAAGAGGCCGGGCACCACGCCGGCACCGGCTCCGCTTTCCTGGGCTCCCTGCAGTTCCTGCTGGCAGCCCTCGTGTCCCCGCTGGTTGGCCTGTGGGGCGAAGAGACCGGCGTGCCGATGGGCGTCGCCATGCTCGGTTTCCTGGTCCTGGCCGCCGCGTCCTTCCTGCTGCTCACGCGTGCGTCCGTGGAAGCTCCGGCCGAAGAGGCCGCAGCCGTCTAG
- a CDS encoding MMPL family transporter codes for MAEFLYRLGAAAARRARTVLAAWFAVLVVAGVAFTLFSGTLTTAFSIPDTPTTQVTERLQEKLPQASGGSGSVMVQTEDGSRFTDAQQQEITALVNKAAEIDGVENVIDPFATEADRAKQGQELEAGLAQVEAGRAQIEDGRAQLEAGQAQLDTARQQAEAAGAPAEMMAALDAQQAELDAKRAELDAGSEELEAGAVQAEQGAALLDMAKEIRMVSEDGSAAILNVTFTDTQMEVTEETKDALVAVFEDEPIDGVKVDYSAEISAAVPALFGIGEVVGLVIAGIVLFVMLGTLIGAGLPLLTALIGVGIGALGALAFSGVVEMASVTPVLGLMLGLAVGIDYALFIVNRHRRQLKTGLSLQESIALANGTSGNAVVFAGATVFIALLALNITGIPFLGLMGTVGAACVAIAVLVAVTLTPALLKLVGMRILSRKERAAITPAEGADSKEGRPQLAEAKPMSTGRAVITVVASIAALLLLAVPSMDLRLNLPDGSSESHDTTQYRAYAAVSEKFGEGQNGPLLLVAELPGEPSEEEALVAQNEIASAIFDQDDVAAVAPIGTSEDRSVAAFQVIPEEGPTSESTEALVNSLRGMSPIEGENGDYEIGVAGSASGNIDISEKLGEALPLYLGVVVGLSLLILILVFRSIFVPIIATLGFILSYFAALGGVVAIYQWGWLSGIFGVETPGPILSFLPTILAGILFGLAMDYMLFLGSGMREAYVHGAPARLAVAQGFRAGRSVVAAAAIIMASVFGGFIFSHSTMIRPIGFALAFGVLVDAFVVRMLLIPALMHLAGDKAWWLPKWVDKILPDVDVEGASLERRHPHVDEQHSEVEEPVRS; via the coding sequence ATGGCTGAATTCCTCTACCGCCTCGGAGCAGCTGCAGCCCGCCGTGCACGCACTGTGCTGGCGGCGTGGTTCGCAGTGCTCGTGGTGGCCGGCGTGGCCTTCACGCTCTTCAGCGGTACCCTCACCACCGCGTTCTCCATTCCCGACACGCCCACCACCCAGGTCACCGAACGCCTGCAGGAAAAGCTTCCGCAGGCATCGGGCGGCTCCGGCTCCGTGATGGTCCAGACGGAGGACGGCTCCCGCTTCACCGACGCCCAGCAGCAGGAAATCACCGCTCTGGTGAACAAGGCAGCCGAGATCGACGGCGTGGAAAACGTCATCGATCCGTTCGCCACCGAGGCGGACCGGGCCAAGCAGGGGCAGGAGCTCGAGGCAGGCCTGGCGCAGGTTGAGGCGGGCCGCGCCCAGATCGAGGACGGCCGCGCCCAGCTGGAGGCCGGGCAGGCCCAGCTCGACACCGCACGGCAGCAGGCCGAAGCAGCCGGCGCCCCCGCCGAAATGATGGCGGCGCTGGACGCGCAGCAGGCCGAACTGGATGCCAAGCGCGCGGAACTGGACGCCGGCAGTGAAGAGCTGGAAGCCGGCGCGGTGCAGGCCGAACAGGGTGCAGCCCTGCTGGACATGGCCAAGGAGATCCGCATGGTTTCCGAGGACGGCAGCGCCGCCATCCTGAACGTGACCTTCACGGATACGCAGATGGAAGTGACGGAGGAAACCAAGGACGCCCTGGTGGCCGTCTTTGAAGACGAGCCTATCGACGGGGTGAAAGTGGATTACTCCGCCGAGATCTCCGCCGCGGTGCCTGCACTCTTCGGCATCGGTGAAGTAGTTGGCCTCGTCATCGCAGGAATCGTCCTGTTTGTGATGCTGGGGACCCTGATCGGTGCCGGCCTGCCGCTGCTGACCGCCCTGATCGGTGTGGGCATCGGCGCCCTCGGCGCGCTGGCCTTCTCCGGCGTCGTCGAAATGGCGTCGGTAACCCCCGTACTCGGCCTGATGCTTGGCCTGGCAGTGGGCATTGACTACGCACTGTTCATCGTCAACCGGCATCGCCGGCAGCTCAAGACCGGCCTCTCCCTGCAGGAATCCATTGCGCTGGCCAACGGCACCTCCGGCAACGCCGTGGTGTTCGCCGGTGCCACCGTGTTCATCGCCCTGCTCGCCCTGAACATCACGGGCATCCCGTTCCTGGGCCTCATGGGAACCGTGGGGGCAGCCTGTGTTGCCATCGCTGTCCTGGTTGCGGTCACCCTGACCCCGGCACTGCTGAAGCTTGTAGGCATGCGCATCCTCAGCCGCAAGGAACGCGCTGCCATCACCCCGGCCGAGGGCGCCGACTCCAAGGAAGGCCGCCCGCAGCTCGCCGAGGCCAAGCCCATGTCGACCGGCCGTGCAGTGATCACGGTTGTTGCCTCCATTGCCGCGCTGCTGCTGCTGGCGGTGCCTTCCATGGACCTCCGGCTGAACCTTCCCGACGGTTCTTCCGAATCCCACGACACCACCCAGTACCGGGCTTACGCTGCAGTCTCTGAGAAGTTCGGGGAAGGCCAGAACGGCCCGCTGCTGCTGGTGGCCGAGCTGCCCGGCGAGCCTAGCGAAGAGGAAGCACTGGTAGCCCAGAATGAGATTGCCAGCGCCATCTTCGACCAGGACGATGTGGCGGCAGTGGCCCCCATCGGTACCTCCGAGGACCGCAGCGTGGCCGCCTTCCAGGTGATCCCGGAAGAAGGCCCCACGAGCGAATCCACCGAGGCCCTGGTGAACTCGCTGCGCGGCATGTCCCCGATTGAGGGTGAGAACGGCGACTACGAGATCGGCGTGGCCGGCTCCGCCAGCGGCAACATCGACATCTCCGAGAAGCTGGGCGAAGCCCTGCCGCTCTACCTCGGCGTGGTGGTGGGACTGTCCCTGCTGATCCTGATCCTGGTGTTCCGGTCCATCTTTGTTCCGATCATCGCCACGCTCGGCTTCATCCTGTCCTACTTCGCCGCGCTCGGCGGCGTGGTGGCCATCTACCAGTGGGGCTGGCTGTCCGGCATCTTCGGGGTGGAAACCCCCGGCCCGATCCTGAGCTTCCTGCCGACCATCCTGGCGGGCATCCTCTTCGGACTCGCCATGGACTACATGCTCTTCCTCGGTTCGGGCATGCGGGAGGCCTACGTCCACGGAGCCCCTGCACGCCTCGCCGTGGCGCAGGGCTTCCGCGCCGGCCGCTCGGTGGTTGCCGCGGCCGCCATCATCATGGCGTCCGTGTTCGGCGGGTTCATCTTCTCGCACAGCACGATGATCCGGCCGATTGGTTTCGCCCTGGCCTTCGGTGTCCTGGTTGATGCCTTCGTGGTCCGGATGCTGCTGATCCCGGCTCTGATGCACCTTGCCGGCGACAAGGCCTGGTGGCTGCCGAAGTGGGTGGACAAGATCCTGCCGGACGTCGACGTCGAGGGCGCGTCCCTGGAACGCCGCCATCCGCACGTCGATGAGCAGCACTCAGAGGTGGAGGAACCGGTCCGGAGCTAG
- a CDS encoding ABC transporter ATP-binding protein, whose translation MAIPEAAPEGPGSGRGPGGGRGPAKLNPADQKQLNRHPVHLRRIAALFAPHKGTIAVVVLLITASSVVGLAQPFLVRAVIDDALPHGNTRLLLFLTASMVGVAALTAAIGVVQTWLATSMGQRVMHTLRVDLFTHLQAQSLGFFTRTRGGEVQSRLTHDISGMQSVVTTTATGVASNLTTAVATAVAMVALSPGLSLISLVVLPPAIWLSRRVAMIRRDVTDERQRELAALHTQVEEGLSVSGVRLAKTLGTGPRDADRFRARSETLVGLELRSQLAGRWRMATMQIVFAAIPAVIYLAAGFPATSGGMTIGTLVAFTGLQAGIFRPVMGLLNIGVQWVTALAFFSRIFEYLDLEPQIRPAENPVRLDPATVRGDVRFEDVHFAYDDGTEVLHGIDLTLPAGTATAVVGPTGSGKSTLASLLPRLNDTGSGRVTIDGVDVRDLAPEDLARIVGVVSQETYLIHASIRENLLLAEADATDEQLWSALAAAQMADTVGALPDGLDTLVGARGHRFSGGEQQRLAIARTILRNPPVLVLDEATSALDNTTEAQVQLALERLSAGRTTLTIAHRLSTVENADQVVVLDAGRVIEAGTPAELRAAEGAFARLAAHTATLEDNLAR comes from the coding sequence ATGGCTATTCCCGAAGCGGCCCCCGAAGGCCCCGGAAGCGGCAGGGGACCAGGCGGCGGCCGCGGCCCCGCAAAGCTGAATCCCGCCGACCAAAAGCAACTGAACCGGCATCCGGTTCACCTGCGGCGCATCGCCGCACTATTCGCCCCGCACAAGGGGACCATCGCCGTCGTCGTCCTGCTGATCACTGCCTCGTCGGTGGTCGGCCTGGCACAGCCGTTCCTGGTCCGCGCGGTGATTGACGACGCACTGCCGCACGGCAACACCCGGCTGCTGCTGTTCCTGACCGCATCCATGGTGGGCGTGGCCGCCCTGACCGCCGCCATCGGCGTCGTACAGACCTGGCTGGCCACCAGCATGGGCCAGCGCGTTATGCACACCCTGCGCGTGGATCTCTTCACCCATCTGCAGGCCCAGTCGCTCGGCTTCTTCACCCGCACCCGCGGCGGGGAGGTGCAGTCCCGGCTCACGCACGATATCTCCGGCATGCAGTCCGTGGTCACCACCACCGCCACGGGCGTGGCATCCAACCTCACGACGGCGGTCGCCACCGCCGTGGCGATGGTGGCACTCTCCCCCGGCCTGAGCCTGATTTCGCTGGTGGTGCTCCCGCCGGCGATCTGGCTCTCCCGCCGCGTGGCGATGATCCGCCGCGACGTCACCGACGAACGCCAGCGCGAGCTCGCCGCCCTGCACACCCAGGTGGAGGAGGGCCTCTCGGTCTCGGGCGTCCGGCTGGCCAAAACGCTGGGCACCGGTCCGCGCGACGCCGACCGGTTCCGCGCCCGCTCCGAAACCCTGGTGGGACTGGAACTGCGCAGCCAGCTCGCCGGGCGCTGGCGGATGGCCACCATGCAGATTGTCTTCGCCGCCATTCCGGCCGTCATCTACCTCGCCGCCGGTTTCCCCGCCACCAGCGGCGGCATGACCATCGGCACCCTGGTGGCGTTCACCGGACTGCAGGCCGGCATCTTCCGGCCGGTCATGGGGCTGCTGAACATCGGCGTGCAGTGGGTGACCGCGCTGGCGTTCTTCAGCCGGATCTTCGAGTACCTGGACCTCGAGCCGCAGATCCGGCCGGCCGAAAATCCGGTCCGGCTGGACCCGGCAACCGTGCGCGGCGACGTGCGGTTCGAGGACGTGCACTTTGCGTACGACGACGGCACGGAAGTCCTGCACGGCATCGACCTGACGCTGCCCGCCGGGACCGCCACCGCCGTCGTCGGCCCCACCGGCTCCGGCAAGAGCACCCTGGCGTCCCTGCTGCCGCGGCTCAATGACACCGGCTCCGGCCGCGTCACCATCGACGGCGTGGACGTGCGCGACCTGGCCCCCGAGGACCTCGCCCGGATTGTCGGCGTCGTCTCGCAGGAGACCTACCTGATCCATGCCTCCATCCGCGAGAATCTGCTGCTGGCCGAGGCGGACGCCACCGACGAGCAGCTCTGGTCCGCGCTTGCCGCCGCGCAGATGGCCGACACCGTCGGCGCCCTGCCCGACGGCCTGGACACCCTGGTGGGTGCGCGCGGCCACCGCTTCTCCGGCGGGGAGCAGCAGCGGCTCGCCATTGCCCGCACCATCCTGCGCAATCCGCCGGTGCTCGTCCTGGACGAGGCCACCTCGGCGCTGGACAACACCACCGAAGCGCAGGTGCAGCTAGCCCTCGAGCGGCTGTCCGCCGGGCGCACCACGCTGACCATCGCGCACCGGCTCTCCACCGTGGAGAATGCGGATCAGGTGGTGGTGCTCGACGCCGGCCGGGTCATCGAAGCGGGCACGCCCGCCGAGCTGCGGGCGGCCGAGGGCGCGTTCGCCCGGCTTGCCGCGCACACCGCCACATTGGAGGACAACCTCGCCCGCTAA
- a CDS encoding TetR/AcrR family transcriptional regulator, with translation MLTTLPVEDRRKALKSRHRQDIVAAAAALMDERQATDFTVDELAQRADVSRRTVFNHFASINDIVSEVCSDILSAAVASLTAVPASDGPAVLDEIAEAFRKADLVAPMAYLNRVLGDGGPAVTAHPMALRAFTELSERLSAVMLSRHPEADKLSVHLLVGALTSGLGVLYHHWHCATGAVDTPESRRSWARMLDQLLETVRTGHAAGPAGQAGQPCPSSVVSSNHPSKGQTLNG, from the coding sequence GTGCTCACCACCCTCCCGGTTGAAGACCGCCGCAAAGCGCTGAAAAGCCGCCACCGGCAGGACATTGTTGCTGCCGCGGCCGCGCTGATGGACGAACGCCAGGCCACGGACTTCACCGTGGACGAGTTGGCGCAGCGCGCAGACGTTTCGCGCCGCACGGTGTTCAACCACTTTGCCTCCATCAACGACATTGTCTCGGAGGTGTGCAGCGACATACTCAGCGCCGCCGTCGCCAGCCTGACCGCCGTCCCGGCGTCCGACGGCCCGGCCGTGCTGGACGAAATTGCCGAGGCCTTCCGCAAGGCGGACCTGGTGGCACCCATGGCCTACCTGAACCGCGTGCTCGGCGACGGCGGGCCGGCGGTGACGGCACATCCCATGGCCCTGCGGGCCTTCACCGAGCTCAGCGAACGGCTGTCAGCCGTGATGCTCAGCCGCCACCCCGAGGCCGACAAGCTCAGCGTGCACCTTCTGGTGGGCGCCCTGACCAGCGGGCTTGGGGTGCTGTACCACCACTGGCATTGCGCCACCGGCGCCGTCGACACCCCGGAGTCCCGGCGCAGCTGGGCGCGGATGCTGGACCAGCTCCTCGAAACCGTCCGTACCGGCCATGCCGCCGGACCGGCCGGCCAGGCCGGCCAACCCTGCCCTAGTTCCGTAGTTTCCTCCAACCATCCCTCTAAAGGACAGACTCTCAATGGCTGA
- a CDS encoding aldo/keto reductase produces MRTTSLGANGPEVGVIGLGCMGMSYAYDMNAERDDETSISVIRGAIELGTTLIDTADVYGPYTNEELVGQALKDGYRERVVLSTKVGLEVSNEAPAAGTMPGLKKDGRPEHIRASIDASLRRLGTDHVDLYILHRVDPQVPLEESWGAMAQVVRDGKARAIGLSEAGVEQIRLAQTVHPVTAVQSELSLWTRDRLADVVPYCEEQGMAFLPFSPLGRGFLTGRFTSFDDLPADDMRRRLPRFQQENLKANLAIVQRVHDVAARVGATPAQVALAWTVAQGRRVIPIPGTKTPKYLRENVGAGDLVLSGEDLALLNDAPQPEGARY; encoded by the coding sequence ATGCGTACAACTTCACTGGGAGCCAATGGTCCAGAGGTCGGCGTCATCGGCCTGGGTTGCATGGGCATGAGCTACGCCTACGACATGAATGCGGAACGCGACGACGAAACCTCTATCTCGGTAATCCGCGGAGCGATCGAACTCGGGACCACCCTGATTGACACCGCCGACGTGTACGGCCCCTACACCAATGAGGAACTCGTGGGGCAGGCGTTGAAGGACGGCTACCGGGAGCGGGTGGTGCTGTCTACCAAGGTGGGGCTGGAGGTCAGCAACGAGGCCCCGGCTGCCGGAACCATGCCCGGACTGAAGAAGGACGGCCGCCCCGAGCACATCCGCGCATCCATCGATGCGAGCCTGCGCCGGCTCGGCACCGATCACGTGGACTTATACATCCTGCACCGGGTGGATCCGCAGGTGCCGCTTGAGGAATCCTGGGGCGCCATGGCCCAGGTGGTCCGTGACGGCAAGGCCCGGGCCATCGGCCTGTCCGAGGCCGGCGTGGAACAGATCCGGCTGGCGCAGACGGTGCATCCGGTGACCGCCGTGCAGTCCGAACTCTCGCTCTGGACCCGGGACCGGCTGGCCGACGTCGTGCCCTACTGCGAGGAGCAGGGGATGGCGTTCCTGCCCTTCTCGCCGCTGGGCCGCGGTTTCCTCACCGGCCGCTTCACCTCCTTCGACGACCTGCCCGCTGATGACATGCGCCGCAGGCTTCCGCGCTTCCAGCAGGAGAACCTCAAGGCAAACCTCGCCATTGTGCAACGGGTGCACGACGTCGCGGCACGGGTGGGGGCCACGCCCGCCCAGGTGGCGCTGGCGTGGACGGTGGCCCAGGGCCGGCGGGTAATTCCGATTCCCGGCACCAAGACCCCCAAATACCTGCGCGAAAACGTGGGTGCCGGGGACCTGGTGCTCAGTGGCGAGGACCTGGCATTGCTCAATGACGCACCGCAGCCGGAGGGCGCCCGGTACTGA
- a CDS encoding MarR family winged helix-turn-helix transcriptional regulator, translated as MTDASADPAALGELMHTAFRGLRKRWMQQLAPYDLTPHQFRALSAVARAAAHGAAPDTAGVGCEPGLRLKELAERLRIAPRSATEVVDQLTAKGLVERRAHPTDRRATLLTLTQAGERLRETVLADRKREADEFFSVLEPGDRAELARILGELGGGRDGSRQNMMES; from the coding sequence ATGACTGATGCTTCTGCCGATCCGGCCGCCCTGGGGGAACTGATGCATACGGCGTTCCGCGGACTGCGGAAGCGCTGGATGCAGCAGCTGGCCCCGTATGACCTGACGCCGCACCAGTTCCGGGCGCTGAGCGCCGTGGCACGGGCAGCGGCGCACGGGGCGGCACCGGACACGGCCGGGGTCGGCTGCGAGCCGGGGCTGCGGCTGAAGGAACTGGCGGAGCGGCTGCGCATTGCCCCGCGCTCGGCCACGGAGGTGGTGGACCAGTTGACTGCCAAGGGGCTGGTGGAGCGCCGGGCGCATCCGACCGACCGTCGGGCTACCCTGCTGACGCTGACGCAGGCAGGGGAGCGGCTGCGGGAAACGGTGCTGGCGGACCGGAAGCGCGAGGCGGACGAGTTCTTTTCCGTCCTGGAGCCGGGTGACCGGGCGGAGCTGGCGCGGATCCTGGGGGAACTTGGCGGAGGCAGGGACGGGTCCCGGCAAAACATGATGGAAAGCTAA
- a CDS encoding VOC family protein codes for MAIARVPSTVIDCPDPEALALFYGALLDWKVDLDGYDGDWTEISDVTGQRFAFQRVENYTPPVWPGQDVPQQMHIDVDVDDLDEGEAAVLALGATKHEQQLGRTFRVFLDPAGHPFCLCQA; via the coding sequence ATGGCTATTGCACGAGTACCCAGCACGGTTATCGACTGCCCGGACCCCGAGGCACTCGCCCTCTTCTACGGCGCCCTCCTGGACTGGAAGGTGGACCTGGACGGGTACGACGGCGACTGGACCGAAATCTCCGACGTCACCGGCCAGCGCTTCGCTTTCCAGCGGGTGGAAAACTACACTCCGCCGGTCTGGCCGGGCCAGGATGTTCCCCAGCAGATGCATATCGATGTCGATGTGGACGATCTGGACGAAGGGGAAGCCGCGGTTCTCGCGCTTGGGGCAACCAAACACGAGCAACAGCTGGGGAGGACTTTCCGCGTGTTCCTGGATCCGGCAGGTCATCCGTTCTGCCTCTGCCAGGCCTAG
- a CDS encoding Rieske 2Fe-2S domain-containing protein, with protein MRRLPLVTVADKLENAGWLDPAAGWMAKTVKSVLPWPAVRDVLHGVPLGHPLHPLMIVVPLGAWVSAAVLDVLPGNERAARTLVGVGVAAAGPTALAGAADFSQLDTEQRRTGIVHQGANALAVGLYSASWLVRGRGRTGLGRVLAFTGLAVTGAGGFLGGHLSYRQGAGVNRNGDFAGKVPEGWHSLGPAASFASGVPQPARLGTVNLMVLKRTDGAADGAVSVLADTCSHLGGPLHEGELRQVKNELCIVCPWHGSTFSVQSGEVVHGPATSPQPVFSTRIRDGLLEVSVKP; from the coding sequence ATGCGCCGACTGCCCTTGGTTACTGTTGCCGACAAACTGGAAAACGCGGGCTGGCTGGACCCTGCAGCCGGCTGGATGGCGAAGACCGTGAAGTCGGTGCTGCCCTGGCCTGCCGTCCGGGACGTCCTGCACGGCGTCCCCTTGGGACATCCCCTGCACCCGCTGATGATCGTGGTGCCGCTGGGAGCGTGGGTTTCCGCTGCCGTGCTGGACGTGCTGCCCGGTAACGAGCGGGCCGCCCGGACCCTGGTTGGCGTGGGCGTAGCAGCGGCTGGTCCCACGGCGCTCGCGGGCGCCGCGGACTTCTCCCAGCTGGATACCGAACAGCGGCGCACCGGAATTGTGCACCAGGGCGCCAACGCACTCGCCGTCGGCCTCTATTCCGCCTCCTGGCTGGTGCGGGGGCGGGGCCGGACGGGCCTGGGCCGGGTCCTGGCCTTCACCGGCCTTGCAGTCACCGGTGCCGGCGGCTTCCTGGGCGGACACCTGTCCTACCGGCAGGGGGCGGGAGTCAACCGCAATGGGGACTTCGCCGGGAAGGTGCCGGAAGGCTGGCACTCGCTGGGACCCGCGGCGTCGTTCGCTTCGGGGGTTCCGCAGCCGGCCCGGCTCGGAACGGTGAACCTCATGGTGCTTAAACGGACCGACGGCGCCGCGGACGGTGCGGTTTCCGTCCTGGCGGACACATGCAGCCATCTCGGCGGTCCCCTGCACGAGGGTGAGCTCCGCCAAGTGAAAAACGAGCTGTGCATTGTCTGTCCCTGGCACGGCAGCACGTTCTCCGTGCAGTCGGGTGAAGTGGTGCACGGACCGGCTACCTCCCCGCAGCCGGTTTTTTCCACCCGGATCCGGGACGGTCTGCTGGAAGTGAGCGTTAAGCCTTAA